A window of Granulicella arctica genomic DNA:
TCGCACCATCATCGACTGATGCCCTAAGCTGATGCCAGGAGCTACCAATGCGCGACACCTCCCTGTTCCTCCCCGATGCGATTGAGGACGCATTGCGCTCCAATCTGGAATCCGGCTTGCGTAGCCTTGCGGACGCGATTGCGAGCAAACAATTAGACGGAACATTCCTTGGCTCGATCGCCGCTGCAGGTGGACGGAACGACGACCGCATCCATCTCCGCATCACCATCGACGTTGCCGCACCGATCCTGAGATCGATAGTAAGCTCGGCTTCTACTTTGAAGCTGACCGAGTAGCAGTCACGGTTTGTGACTCAGAAGCGCTGGGAAATTGAGATTGAGTGTTGCAGTTTCAGGGTGGATGTCGATGTGGATCTGATCAATAGACGCGATGATCCAATCTGCTTCCTGGAGTTCCTCAGGACGATGCGAAGATGCCACGGCGAGCACCGAACACCCTGCCGCCTTGCCCGCGCGAATCCCTGCCGGCGCATCCTCGATCACGAGGCAATCCTGCGGCTGTCGCGTGAGGATGGCAGCTCCTCGCAGGTATCCTTCCGTGTTTGGTTTACCGAAACGTACAGTATCGCCTCCGACTGCGTGCTGTGGTGCTGTGATTCCAGCTACAGCAAGCCGGCTCCGCATCATCGATTCAGAAGCCGAGGTCACAACGGTCCAGCGGTAGGACGGGATCGAAGCCAGCAAGGCGACGACTCCGGGATACGCGACAACTCCATCCAGCTCTCCGCCGCAAACAAATCAAGCTGCGCAAGATGATCAGCGATCGCTCTCGCGTCCAGGTGGGGACAGTATTCCTGAATTGTGTCGGCAGCACGACGACCATGCGTTCGGTGCAGCTCAAAGGTTGCTGCGAAGCCATGATGCGCCGCCCATCGTGTCCAGCATCGTTCGTCCCCATCTGTCGATTGAACGAG
This region includes:
- a CDS encoding HAD-IA family hydrolase; its protein translation is MLASIPSYRWTVVTSASESMMRSRLAVAGITAPQHAVGGDTVRFGKPNTEGYLRGAAILTRQPQDCLVIEDAPAGIRAGKAAGCSVLAVASSHRPEELQEADWIIASIDQIHIDIHPETATLNLNFPALLSHKP
- a CDS encoding HAD family hydrolase, with the translated sequence MNASAVLPTHATFPVEIAVAGLLFDMDGVLVQSTDGDERCWTRWAAHHGFAATFELHRTHGRRAADTIQEYCPHLDARAIADHLAQLDLFAAESWMELSRIPESSPCWLRSRPTAGPL